A stretch of DNA from Micromonospora peucetia:
CACCGGGCGCAGCTGTTGCACCTGGACGACGAACTGGTCACCGCCGCCGGGCTGCCGGCGCCGATCGGAGCGCCGGCCAGCGTGCTGTATTCCCCCGGCGTCCCCGTCCGGTTCGGCCCACCGGTCCCGCTGCGACGGCCCGGTGGCCGGGCCGAGCCGTCAGGCGCAGCCGGTTGAGAGCGGGCTAGCCGTCCCGCAGAGCTCGCTTCGGCAGCGGACCTGGACGCGTTCTGCCCAAGTCAGGCAGTCGTCATGAACCGCTGACCTTCGGCTGCTGGTGGTCGGTCAACCGGAACCCGACGCCGCGTACCACGTCGATGGCCACACCGGTGCCGAGTTCGTGGAGCTTGCGACGCAGCCGCTTCACCAGGGACTGCACGTCGGCCTTGCGTTCCCGCCCCTCGTCCCGCCAGACCGCGTGGTGAAGTTCGGCGTAGCTCCAGGCCCGGATCGGCTCGGTGGTCAGGCAGGCCAGCAGGTCGTGTTCCAGCCGCGTCAGGCCGATCTCGCGGCCCCGGATG
This window harbors:
- a CDS encoding winged helix-turn-helix domain-containing protein, encoding MIAVTPSPAERIRLAERLDGVAPLLLVADLDELRRLISASPRLGSEPSAGAPAGTTTANEDDTLLIDSARSTARIRGREIGLTRLEHDLLACLTTEPIRAWSYAELHHAVWRDEGRERKADVQSLVKRLRRKLHELGTGVAIDVVRGVGFRLTDHQQPKVSGS